In Thermogemmata fonticola, the genomic stretch TGCGCGCTCAGGTGCAAGCGCTGCAAATCCTGCTCTGCCGCTTCCGGATGGTCCTCCGCCCCTTCCACTGCACGGGTCAACGCCTCGACACCTCCCGCGATGACGCCGACGACCATCTCCGGCGGGGTCTGAAATGTCGGCGGCATCTCCGTGGCGTCCAGCACGCCCAAACGGCCCGAAGTTCCCGCGCCCAGGTAAATCAATCGGCCGCCCCGTTCCAGCCGCTCGGCGATCACGGCAATCCCCTGGGCGATGGCCGGAGCTTGCGTGGCCACCGCTGGCGCGACGCGCGCATCCTCGGCGTTCATCAGCCGCACGATTTCCAACGGCGTCATCTCATCGAGGTGGGCCGAGGCGGCCAGGCGGCCTTCCGTTTGCAGATGATCCATAGCTCACGTTCCTGAATCCGTCCGACTCTGGTAGGGACTTCAGTGCCGCGGCGCCGGCCGAGGGTTTCCCCAGCGGTCAGCCAGCAAAGCCACAGCGACGGTGGTGAGCGTGCCCAGGGGCGCCCACCAGGGCCAGGCGAGCGTGGTGGACCACCAGGTGGCAGCGACGACGGCCAAGCCCGCCAGCAAGCCTAGGAGGGCCGCGGAAGCACGGGGCACGCGGCGGCGGCAGCCGAGTAGAAATAAACCCAGGATGCCGCCGGTGGTCCAGCCCGTGATGCTCAGAGCGGCATCGACCACGCTGCGTTCCAGATAGTGCGCCGCGCCGATCGCTACGGCCGCCTGGCACACTCCGCACGCGACGGTGGCCCGCCGCCCGATCCGCACTTGCTCCTCTTCGCTCAGATGGCCGAACCAGCCGCGGTAGAAGTCCCGGACCACCACCCCCGCCGAGCTGTTCAGCGAGGAGGACAGGGTGGACATGGCGGCGGCCAGCACCGCAGCCACCAGCAAACCCACGACCCCCACCGGCAGACCGTGCACAATATAGTATCCGAACACCGCATCTGCCCGTTCGGCCACCGCCGCCGGCACTTCCCAGCGGCCCTGCTGCTGGACCACCGCCAGGCTGACCCCGATGAGTAGAAACAACCCGAACTGCACCGCCACGACCAGTCCGCTGCCGATCAACGCCCAGCGCGCCGCCCGCACCGAACCGGCGCAGAGCAGACGTTGCACCGTCAGTTGGTCCGCCCCGTGGGTACCCATCGTCAGAAATGCGCCGCCGAGGATGCCCGCCCACAGGGTGTACGGCTCCCGCCAGTCCCAGCGAACGTCCCACAGTTGCAGCTTGCCCGCGCTGGCTGCCGTCGCAGACCAGCCCCCCAGGCCGCCTTCCGCCTCCGCCAGCAATAGACCCAATGCCAGCACCGCTCCCCCGATGTAAATGCACCACTGAAGGACGTCCGTCCACACCACGGCTCGCATGCCTCCCAGGCCGGTGTACAGCAGCGTGGCCACGCTCAGGACCAGAATCGACGGTACCAGCTCCCACCCCGCCAAATGTTGCAGCAGCAGGGCCGTCAGGAACAGCCGCAGTCCATCGGCCAAAGTCCGCGTCACCAGGAATAGGCCCGCCGCGCCCCGCTGTACGGCGGGACCGAAACGGGTCTGGAGCACCTCGTAGGCCGAGATGAACTGGCCGGTGAAATACAGCGGCACCAGCAGCCAGGCCACCACCATCCGCCCCAGGATCAGCCCCAAGGCCAATTGCAGGAAAGTCAGGTTTCCTCCGGCACGATAGGCCAGGCCGGGCACGCTCAGAAAGGTCACCGTGCTGGTTTCCGTCGCCACGATGGAAATCAAAAGCAACACGGCCGGAAAGCGCCGGCCCCCCAAAAAGTATTGCTGGCTACTCTGCTGCCGACGCCCAAAAGACAGGCCGACTCCCAAAGTCGCCGCGGCGTAGGCCACCACCACCGCCCCATCCCACCACGACAATGTGCTCATGATCCCTTCCGCGGCTCCGCTCGCTCAGTTGGCCAGCAACTTCCCCCTCCCCGACCTTCAACAGCCCCGGCAGGGACTGATCCCGCCGATTCGGAGGCAGCAGGAGACTGCCATTTTCCTAGCGATGGAAGCCCTGGGCGGCGGGCCAGCGGCCCGCGTGATTTGTCCGCTTCCCGGAAAGGGGAAGAGAAGGTGAACCTATTCTTCCGGCGGGGGAGGGGGACTATCGGGGACGGGAAAGGGGATGCGCCCGCGGTCCACCTCTTCAGGCCGGGCCATGAGTGTGACCAGGAGCACCTTCCGTTCCATGCCGCGCTGGACTTCCACCTCAATCACCGCTCCTGGCCGGCAGGAACAGACGTAAGCGATCACTTGCTGCGTGGTTTGCGGATGGAACTGGTTGACGCGGATGATCACATCTTGGGGTTGCAGGCCGGCACGTGCCGCCGGCTTGCCCGGTTCCACCGCCTCGATTGCCAGCGTCTCCTGATTGAGGATCACTCCCATGTAGCCCCGCCCCGTCGGGTCCGGCAGGGCGGCACTCCGTTCCGCCGGCGCGGACGGAATGGGCGTTAGCACGGGCAAGCCCCAGGCGCACCCCATCATCCCTCCCCAGATCAGACTCAGCCATGCTCCCATGATCCTTGCCCCTCCCGTCTCCTGGCTTCCAGGACGGACTCAGCACGCCGCCCAAAGCAAGGGAAAAAGAGTATTCCTACGCTCCGGCTCCTTCCGGAGATTATCCTGCGCTCCGGTCCTGGGGGGTATCTGCGGACTGTTCCCTCCTGCTACCGACCTTGTTTTTTCTCGCCCCTTGTCTTTTCTGGCCCTTCGTCTTTTCTGGCCCTTCGTCTTTTCTGGCGATCCTTCCATTGCGTCTATTCTGGCATCTCCTCCGTCCCTTGGACCTCCACTCCTTCCGTTGGACCTCCGGCGTGCGGACTCCTCGGCGAGAGTCAGGGTCTGCGGTGTGCGGTCTCCTCGGCGAGTTTCTCTCCTGGGAAGTTGTGGGACCAAAGCAGCGCGTCGTGAGGAATGCGGGCAGGTCCGGGCAGTCGGCCGTCTCAGGTGTCCTCCTGGGCCACTTCGATGACGACACAGGAGACGTTATCGCGGGACCCTTGATCTAAGGCCAACTGGCAGAGATGCTCGGCGCATTGCTGCATGTCGTCGCAGACGTTGACCTCGCGGGCCAGTTGTTCGTCGGAGACGACGCCGGTGAGGCCGTCGGTGCAGAGCAGGTAGCGGTCCCCCGCCTGCAAGGGCAGCACCTGGACCTCCGGTCCTTCGCCGACTTCTTTGCTGCCCAGGTATTTCCAGAGGACGTTGCGGAAGCGGTGCTCCTTGGCTTCGGCGGCGGAGATGGTGCGGGCTTCCACCAGGGCTTGCGCCAGGGAATGGTCCACCGTCAGTTGCTGGATGAAGCCGGGGCGGATGAGATAGGCGCGGCTGTCCCCCACGCCGGTGATGAAGAGTTCCTGGCCGCGGTTACGCCAGAAGGCCAAAACCACGGTGGTGCCCATGTTCCGCATGTCGCGTTCGGAGGCTCCCAGGGCCATGATCTCTTCGTTGGCCAGGACGATCGCGCGCCGGGTCGCTTGTTTGACCGCCTCCAGGGGCATCTGCGGCGTAATACTCTTGCGCAGCTCGCGGGGAATAATCTCGACAGCTTTGCGACTAGCAATCTCTCCCGCCGCCTGCCCTCCCATGCCATCGGCTACGATGCAGATCGTCAGCTCCGGGAACACCTTGACATCCACGGCATCCTCGTTGTTCTCGCGGTAGTTGCCGAGCAGGCTACATTTGCCGATGTGAAAGGTCCAGCCCATCGTTTCCTCCTGCGGTCGGCGCTTACCCACCCCCTTGCGGACCGGGGCACACCGCACTGTTCCACCAAGGAGGGCGGCCTGCGGAACCACACGACTGGGAAAACGCCGCGGTCAACACGCGGGGTATTGTACACCATTATAAAACATCTGCCCGCCGCTATAGTAAAAATACCATATTTTCCCCCGCCGTTGGAAGAGCAGGCGCCGCCGGTCTCCCAAACTCTCTTTACACCGCCGCGATCAGCAGAGTAAGTAGGGAACGACGGCTACGGGACGGAATGCGGGCCGTGACACCGGCAGGGGGAGAGCGGAGGCATGGACGGGCCAAACGCCGGCGCCGAGGCAGGCCGGGGCATTGTGCTGGTGCACGACTGGCTCACGGGAATGCGGGGCGGGGAAAAATGCCTGGAACCGCTCTGCCGGCGCTGGCCCCAGGCCCAGCTTTGCACCCTCTTTTACCGCCGCGGCAGTGTCTCACCCGCCATCGAACGCCTGCGCATTCGACCGAGTTGGCTCAACCGCTGGCCCGGCGTGCACCACTACTACCGCTACCTGCTCCCCTTGATGCCCCTCGCCGCCGGTTGGCGCATTCCCCGCGCCGAGCTGGTTGTCAGCTTGAGCCATGCGGTGGCCAAGTCGGCCCAGCCGCCGCCCGGAGTGCCGCACGTCTGCTATTGCTTCACGCCGATGCGTTACGCCTGGCACATGAAGGAAGCCTATTTTGCCGCCGCGCGCAATCCCTCGGCCTGGTCCTGGGGGCTGCTCCGCTGGCTGGAGCAGGTGAAGAGCGGAAGCCGGGAGCGCCTCCTGGAGGCCCTGCGCCGCTGGGACCAGGCCACCGCCGCCCGCGTCACCCATTTCCTGGCCATCAGCCACACCGTCCGCCAGCGCATCTGGGACTGCTACCGCCGCGATGCCGCCGTCATCTATCCGCCGGTCGATACCGACTTTTACACCCCCACGTTCCAGAAGCGGGAACCGTTTTACCTGATCGTCTCGGCCCTGGCGCCGTATAAGCGCTTCGATCTGGCGATCGCGGCTTGCGAGCGCTTGCGCCGGCGCTTGGTAATCATCGGGACGGGCCAGGATCGCCGCCGCCTCCAAGCCGTGGCGGGTTCTCAGACCCACTTTCTCGGCTGGCAGCCGGATGAGGTGGTGCGGGATTACCTCCGCCGGGCGCAGGCCCTGCTCTTTCCCGGCGAGGAAGATTTCGGCATCGTGCCGCTGGAAGCCCAGGCTTGCGGCTGCCCGGTCATCGGTTTTGGCCGCGGCGGCTTGACCGAAACGGTGCTGCCCCTGGGCCGCAGCCGCACGCCCACGGGGGTCTTGTTTGGCGAGCAGACCGTGGAGGCGGTCATCGAAGCGATCGTGGAGTGGGAGCGGCACCGCGAGGCGTTCGATCCACACCAGGCGCGCCGGCAGGCCTTGCGCTTCAGCCGCCAGCGCTACGAAGCTGAGATGTTCGCCTATCTGGAAGCCGTCCGTGCCGGGCGCCAGCCGACGCGCGAGGACCGCACCGCGAGAGAACCGAGCATGAGGCTGCCAGTGCCCTATTCCGCCGCAGCGTGACGGATCACTTTCCCGAACAGGCGGACGGTTGGTTCGGCCCTGTCCTTTGGTTTCGCCGGGCTGGGATTTTGCAGTTTTGCCGGAGTGGGTTTGCGGTTTCGCCGGGCTGGGATTTTGCAGTTTTGCCGGAGTGGGTTTGCGGTTTCGCCGGGCTGGGATTTTGCAGTTTTGCCGGAGTGGAGCTGCGGTTCCGCCGGGCTGGGTCTGCGGGTCAGTTGACGACGTTGCGTAAAGGCTGGCCGAGGAGAGCGCGGCGGCAGTTCTGCGCCCCCTTGACGCGCATGTCCCGCAGTCCTTCCTCGGAGTAGAACGCCGCGTGGGGGTTGATGATGAGGCGGTCGTGGCAGGGGTCGGCGGGATCGCGCCAGGCTTGCAGCAGGGGGTCATCGGGGGGCGGCGGTTCCTGGGGCAGCACGTCGAGGGCGGCGCCGCGGAGATGGCCGCGGCGTAGAGCGTCGCGCAAAGCCAGCGTGTCCACAATGGCCCCGCGGGCCGTGTTCACCAGATACGCTCCCGGCGGCAGCAGGGCCAGGGCGCGGGCGTCGATCAGATGCCGGGTTTCCTCCGTCAGCGGGCAGTAGATGCTCAGCACATAGGCTTGGGACAGCAATTCCTCCAGCGTTTCCACGCGGGTGAACCCCAGGGCTTTATCCAACCCGTCGGTGATGTACGGATCGTAGAAGACCACTTTCATGCCGAAGGCTTTGGCCCGCAGCGCCGCCGCGATGCCGATCCGCCCTAAACCCAGCGAGGCGTAGACTCGTCCCCGCAAGCGGTAGAGCGGGCCGCCGGGCTGATAGTGCCAGGCGTTGGGTTCGCCCCGCTGCAAGCGCCGGCTGTGATAGGTCACCCCCCGCACCAGGCTTAGCATCAAGGCGATGGCCGAGTCCGCAACTTCCTCCGTGCCGTAATCCGGCACGTTGGCCACCGGAATCCCCTTCTGCCGTGCGTAGCGGTAATCGACATTGTCGTATCCCACCCCGCAGCGCACGATCAACTTGCACCGCTGCAAGCGGTCGATTGTCTGCCGGCTCAGGCGGATCGTGTGGAAGAGCATGAGGGCGTCGGCCTCTTCGACCTTCCCGTGCAGCTCTTCTTCCTGATGGGCGTTGAGCATGACCACGTCGGCAATGTCCCCCAGGACTTCGCGTTCCGGGGCGGCATCATCGACCACAAAGTCCGCGATAACGACGCGATAGCGTGCCATGTCTGCATCCTTTCCCTTGCCAAGAGCGGTTCCTGGAACGGTCTCGTCTCGCCGGTTTCCTCCCCGCTCTGTCCGTGGAGTGACAGCGGTGCCGAGCCTTCGCTTCCTGGGGGAGTCGTCCTTACGCTTTCTGCGGCGGGTCCCTCTCGCGCGGGGAGCGGGCGTGCCGAACGCGTAGCCGCTGGTCGAAGCGGGGGCGTGCCGAGAGCTTCGCGGCATTCCACGACTCTCTGGGCTGCAACAGCCCTTGCTCGATAAGATAGGGGAGGAACCACGCTTGGCCGAGAGGCATGCTCCGATGTATCCCCGCAATCGCGCCCGTGAAGTCGCCCTGCAACTGCTCTTTGAACGGGATTTTCTCCCCCAGCCGTTGCCCTTCCAGGAGATTGCCTCGTTTGCGCGGACGCGCCTACGGGGACTGCCGGAGCAGGTCGAGTACTGCCTGTCACTGTACCAGGGGGTTGAGGAGCATCGCCAAGCGATTGACCAGGCTCTGACGGCGGTTTTGGAGAACTGGCGGCTCTCCCGCCTCCATCCAGCGGATCGCAATGTCCTGCGCTTGGCCGCCTTCCAGATTCTCTTCGATCCCGATCCTCAGCCGGTGCCGGTGATCATCCACGAAGCGGCGAATCTGGCCCACCGTTACGGCACAGAAGAGTCGGCCCGCTTTGTCATGGGCATCCTGGACAAACTGGCCCAGCAGCGCGCGCAGCCGTCCGCTTCTTCCTCCGCCTCCTCGCCGGCACCGCCGGCATAGCGTCCTCCCCCGCAGCGCCGGCTCGCTAGCACCGCCGGAGTGAAGCCGGATGTGTCAGGCATTTCAGGACTACGTCCTAAGCGTTTCCGGAGTATTGTGTCAGGCGTTTCCGGAGTATTGTGTCAGGCGTTTCCGGAGTACGTGTCAGGCGTTTCCGGAGGGTGTAGGTTTGGGGGGGGACTGTAGTTTTGAGGCGTGCGGTTTTGGGGCGGCGGGGCAGCCTGGAGGAGAAAGCCGAAGCGACGTTGGCCCTCACACCTTTTCGCCGCGGCGTGAGAAGTCGGTTGTGCGCCAGAGGACGGCGATCTGTTCCTGCAAGCGCTGGTGGAGGTCGAAGACGGCGTGGAAATCTTCGGGCCGGTCGCGTTCGGAGCGGCTGAGGATGCCCAGATCGATGAGTTGGTACACGATGCATCCGACGTCGTCGGTGCTGTGCACGCCCCAGCGGCGCAGGACGAGGGAAGCCAGCAGGCCGAACTGCTCCACGGCGAAGTCCACCAGTCCTTCGAGCAGCTCTTTGCCGCTGATGTGGCGTTCCCGGCTCTGGTCGCGGTGCCGCTCCAATTTCTGCTGCGTGAAGCTGACGGCGGCGCAGACGAACTCATACGCCTCGTAGGCGTAGCGACGATCCTGGCGGCACAAGTCCCAGATGCGGCTATCCACGGCGATTGATCGGCAGCGCGAGGTGAAAGGCCGGTCAGGAAGCGGCGCTCCTCCGCCTGTTCCCGCCGGTTTCACCATCGGGTGTTTTCGTCCGGTATCTCATTTTATCAACTGTCCGGCCTGGGTGGAGTTTATCGATCGTCCGGTTCGGTGGAGTCGTCCGGCAGGGGAGAGGCGGGGGGAGTGGGGGTGGGCCGTGCGCTTTGGCCCGATCGCGGGTTATGGAGGACCGCGTCGATTTCGGCCAGGGGCAGCGTCAGGTGCCGTCCATCTTCCAGCTCGACGAGCAGGCGTTGGGCCAGGATTTCCTGTTCGACGACCCGCCCGCGTCCGCGGCGCGTTTGGACGGTGCTGCCGACGGCGGGCAGCTTTTGAGCCAGTTCCAGGTAGGCTTCGTACTCGAAGCGGAGGCAGCATTTGAGGCGGCCGCAGCGGCCGGAGATTTTGGCGGGGTCCAGGGTCGCCTTCTGGAGCTTGGCCATGGGCATGGTCACCGGCGGCATGGCGAGCATGTGGGTGTTGCAGCAGACGGGTTTGCCACAATCGCCGTAGTCGGCCAGGAGGCGGGCTTCGTCCCGCACGCCGATCTGGCGCAGTTCGATCCGCTTGCGGAAGTGCCGGGCCATGCTCTTGACCAGCTCGCGGAAATCGACCCGCTGCTCGGCCAGGAAGTAAAAGATGACGCGCTCTTCTCCCAGGAGCCATTCCACATCGACCAGTTGCATGGGCAGATGGTGCTGGAGGATGAGGCGGGCGGCGTCGTCGTAATCCTGGCGGCGGCGGGCTTGATGCTCCTGGGCTTTGGCCTGATCGGCGGGGGTGGCCAGGCGGAGCAACTCCCCTTCCGTGGGGTCGGGAATCTGCTCGACGGCGGCGGCGGTGGCCGGACACAAAGCCGTGCCCAGCTCGGTCCCCCGCTCGGTCTGCACCACGACAGCCGCTCCTCGCTGCACCGCCAGGTCGGCCACGGGGGTGAACACGCCGTGCAAATGCATGGCGCCGTGCCGCACAATCCAGGCACGCGGATCAACCGATACCTTGGGCCTTGCCGGTTTCATTGTCCTTCTCGCGGGCAGGTTGGCGGGAGGCGCCGCGCTCCCTGGGGCAGTTTCCTGGTCCCTCCAGCCGCTGGATCGGCGGCCATGCCCCGGCGCCCGCCTGGGCTGGCTATACCTGCAATTCTACCACGTCGCGGTCCTGCAAGACGTAATCCCGCCCCACGGTTTGTCCTGCAAAGGCGGCGCTGCCCCAGACACGGGCAGCCTTGACCTTTTCCCCCAGCTCGCGGTGGATGTGCTCCGCCAGGTCGGCCACCGTGCTGCCGCGCCGCAGGGTGAAGGGACTGGAGCGATCCGGCGGCTGGCCCGGCTCCTTGCCGTAGACGCGGATGACATCCAACAGGCGGAAGATGGCCTGGCGCAATTCCGACAACCCTTCCCCGCGCTCGGCGGAGATCGTTTGCCAGGGGTAGGTGTCGTCGAACACTTCCCGCGCCAGGGCCAGGCGGATGTCGGCGGCGGGATCGTCCGCTTTGGTCGCCACCAGAAGGGTGGGCAGGGCATAGTGGGCCGGGTCCTCCGGCGGCGGCGCTCCGGGGGGAACCAGATGGCGGCGGGCCTGCCGGAGCCGGTCGATCACCGCTTGCGTGGCTGGAGGGCCGTCATCATCGGACAGGTCCAGAAACAGCAGGGCGGCGTCGGCCCCGCGGGTGATGTCCGTGAGGAAGTGATCGTAATGGTCCGCACTGATCGGCGGCAGATCGACCAGTTGGATGCGGACATCCTCGTAATCCATCATGCCGGGCAGGGGTTCGCGGGTGCTGAAGGGATAAGGGGCGACCACGGGCGTAGCCTGGGTCAAGGCGGCGAGCAGGCGGGATTTGCCGGAGTTGGGCGGTCCCAGCAGCACGACCTGGCCAGCTCCCTGGCGGGGAATCTTGTGCACCGTCCCCCCGCTGCGCTTCGGGGCCGTGCGCGCCTGCTCGATTTGGTCCGTCAACTCGGAGATCCGCCGCTTCAGGTCTGCTTGCAGCTTCTCGCTGGCCTTGTGCTTGGGCAAAAGGACCCACATCTCCCGCAGGGCGGCCAGCTTCTCTTCGGGGCCTTTCGCCTTGCGGAAGCGTTCCTCGGCTTCGTGATACTGCGGCGGCAGATTGACAGCCACGGTTCCTCCTCCTTGCCACGCTGTCTCCCCAGGCATTGTACACCAGAGGTGCGTCGGTTGCCGGGACGGGGGCGGAGCGCCGGGCTGGGTGCTGCCCTGCTGCTTCCCGCGGTGTTCCGCTAAAACGAAGGGCAGTGCCGGAAGCGAGCCAGGGAGCCGGGCCAGTCCTTCTCCCGGTTCGTCGGCAAACTGCGCCGCTGCCCGGCGGGTGCGCGGGATGCCCCAAGGGCCGGGGCGTTGCTTCAGCCGCGGAGAAGCCGAGAGAGAAGCAGTCCGGGACAGCGAACGGCAGTTCGAGCCAGGAAACGGCAGTCAGAGTCAGAGAAAGGAAAGACGGCCATGAGCGGTCTGTATGAGCAGATTCAAGAGTCGGCGGCGTATATCCGCCAGCGCTGGGCGCACACTCCGGCGGCGGCCATCGTGCTGGGCACCGGCTTGGGGTCCCTGGCGGCGGACATTGTCGCCGAGGCGGTACTGCCCTACGAGCAGATTCCGCACTTTCCCCGTTCCACCGCGCCGAGCCATAAAGGCCAGCTCGTCTGCGGCATGCTGGCGGGCCGGCCCATCCTGGCGATGGAGGGCCGCTTCCATTACTACGAGGGTTACTCTCTCCAGCAGATCACCTTCCCCGTGCGGGTGTTCAAAGCCTTGGGCGCCTCGGCCTTGCTCCTGACCAACGCCGCCGGCGGACTCAACCCCCGCTTCCGCAAAGGCGACCTGATGCTCATCGAAGACCACATCAACCTGATGGGGGACAATCCGCTCATCGGCCCGAACGACGAGCGGCTGGGGGAACGCTTCCCGGACATGAGCCAGGCGTATGATCTGTCCCTGCGGCAGCGCTTGCAGCAGTTGGCGCTGGAGGAGCGGATTCCCTTGCAAGGGGGGGTGTTTGTGGCCCTGGCGGGTCCCTGCCTGGAGACCCCCGCCGAGTACCGCTTCCTGCGCACGATCGGCGCCGATGCCGTCGGCATGTCCACCGTGCCGGAGGTGATCGTGGCGGTGCATGCCCGCTTGCCGGTGGCCGCCATCTCCGTCATCACCGATATGTGCCTGCCGGATGCCCTGACGCCCGTCTCCCTGCCGGAGATTCTCCAGGTGGCCCAGCAAGCGGAAGCGCCGCTCCGCCGCCTCATCACCCGCCTGGTGGCGACGTTACCCGCCGAGACTTCCGCTCCGTCCGCTTGAAGTGTTCGGTCGGAAGTGTCCGGTTTCGTCTTCTTCCTCCCCGCGTCCGCCGGAAGTATCCGGTGCTGTTGTCTTCCTCCACTCCGCCCGCCGGAAGCGCTTGGTGTTGTTTTCTTCCGCCGTCTCGTCTGTTCCGCCTCGCTCCTGCTCAGGATATACTGCCAGTAGTCAGTGAAAGCGGCAGACAGTCAGGATGGTGGGCCACAGTCCCAGCGATGTGCAGCCGGAGAGTAGCAGCAGCGGGTAGCCGGAGGGCAACAGCTATGGCAGCCGGTCGAGGGATCGCCGCGAGCGCCGGGTGGATTCTCATGAGCCTGGCAGCAGTGGGGACCGATCCGGCGCGCAGCCAGGTTCCCCCCCTCCCTTCGGGAGACGCCCAGGCCATTCTCGGCATCTGGGAAGTGACCGCCTTGGAAATCAGCGGGCGGCCCGAAAGCGACAAAAACTATCGCTGGACCACCTTCGTCTTCACTGCGGACAAACTCGTGCTCCGGGAAGGGTTCAATCCCCCCGTGGAGTTCACCTATGTGCTCGATCCGTCGGCAACGCCCAAGACGATCGACTTGACCGTGCGCGGCCACACAGCCCGCGGCATTTACAAGCTCGAAGGGGATGAGCTGGTCCTGTGCCTGAGCATGGGCGGTCCGCGGCCGACCAGCTTCTCGACGCGGGGGCGCAATGACACGGAGATGTTCACACTGCGGCGCAGCCTCTGGGAGCGGTACACCGAGCCGAACCTGGGCTTTACCGTCGAGGCGCCGGGCCAATGGCGGGTCAAGGCCGATCAACTGGAGCTGCCCTCCGGTCCGGTACCGATGCTCTGGTACCAGGCGAGCACGGGCAAGGACCGCTTGACCTTTACCCTGGTCGTGGTGACACTCCGGGGTCGGCCCGGCGGAGGGAAAGCGCTGGAGGGGTTGTTTGATACCGCCCAGCGACTCCTCTGCGAGCAATTTGGCGAGGGTGCACGGGAGGAAGAGGCCAAAATCAAAGGTCCCTGGCCGGCCCGCGAAGTCACCCTCCGGCGCACCGAGGAGAAGGAATCGGCTGTGCTCCGGGCCAGGTTTTTCCTCATCGGTGAGCGGCTCTATGTCCTGGCGGTCCAGGGGTCGGAGGAACAGGTGCGCACCGCCGCCCCGCGCTTCTGGGCCACCTTCCGCCCTGCCCCCCTGGAGACCAAAAAGGCGGAACCGAAGAAGGGAGAGCCGAAAAAAGCCGAGCCGAAACAAGGAAAGCCAAAGCCAGGAGAGCCAAAGCCAGAAGAGCCAAAGAAGGAACCGCCCTCCAAAAAACCCTGACCGCCTTCCCGCCGGAGCCACCCCACGGACTGGTAGAAGCGACCCTGCGGACTGGTAGAAGCGACCCTGCGGACTGGTAGAAGCGACCCTGCGGACTGGTAGAAGCGACCCTGCGGACTGGTAGAAGCGACCCTGCGGACTGGTAGAAGCGACCCTGCGGACTGGCAGAAGCGACCCCACGGACTGGTAGGAAAGGATGATCCCATGTCGGCCCCTGCTCCCGTGATGCAGCCCTGCCCCGGTTGCGGCATGCCGCGCTTGGCGGACGCCATCGGGCGTTCCCCGTGTCCCGTCTGCGCCGATATGGCACCGAGTGCGCCAGAGGCCCCGGCACCCCGCGAAGCTCCCGCCGCGGACCCCTATGCCCACCTGCCCGCCGATGCCTCTGTTCTCTACGCCGCTGCGTCCCCTCCGCCGGACAAAGCCGCCCGCACGCCGTGGCGCCTCTTGGGATTGGCCTTCGCCGCAGGAGCGCTCCTGGGTGGATTGACGGTGGCTGCCTTCCGCCCGGCTTCCTCCCCGGAACCCCCGGCGGACGCCTTCGTCTCTCCCATCGTGGCCCTGGCGGAACGTTCCCCGCCCGCGTCCCCCGTGGTGTCCGATCCGCCTGCGGGCAAAACCGCCGACTCTGCCGAGAAGACCCCCTCCGCTCCTCCCGCCTCGCCCGAAGCGCCAGTGGGGAAGCCCGGCGAGGAGCCTGGAGGTCAGGCCGCGGCGAAACCGCCGGCGCCCGGCCAGCCGGAAAAACCCGACCCACCTGGCGCGGACAAACCCGGCGCCGATCGCCCGGGTGCGGATCGGCCGGTGGCCAATCAGCCGGAGCCGGAGAAGCCCCGTCCCCTGCCCCCGCCCCCGCTGCAACGGGAACGCATCGTCGTCCGCCTGGAACAGCCCGAAGCCACCTACACCGTACCGGAGGAATGGCTGCAACCAGGGAGGAGCATCGTCCTGCGCGGCCAGGTCCGCGAGTTGCGCATTCCCCACCTGCCGCCGCATACCGAACTCGACGCCCGCGAACTGACCGCCGGCAGCATCTATGTCGGAGGAGAACGGCTGGAAATGGTCCAGATGCACCTGCATGCCCCGGAGGGTGTCGTCGCCTTTCGTACCGTGGTAGGGCAGGGGGCCAAGCTCCATGTCGATGCGCCCGGCGGCATGGTCCGCTTCGCCCTGGCTAACCCCTGGCAGCAGTTGCCGGTGCTCATCCACCGCGGTGCTCAGGT encodes the following:
- a CDS encoding PSP1 domain-containing protein, with protein sequence MKPARPKVSVDPRAWIVRHGAMHLHGVFTPVADLAVQRGAAVVVQTERGTELGTALCPATAAAVEQIPDPTEGELLRLATPADQAKAQEHQARRRQDYDDAARLILQHHLPMQLVDVEWLLGEERVIFYFLAEQRVDFRELVKSMARHFRKRIELRQIGVRDEARLLADYGDCGKPVCCNTHMLAMPPVTMPMAKLQKATLDPAKISGRCGRLKCCLRFEYEAYLELAQKLPAVGSTVQTRRGRGRVVEQEILAQRLLVELEDGRHLTLPLAEIDAVLHNPRSGQSARPTPTPPASPLPDDSTEPDDR
- a CDS encoding TGS domain-containing protein — encoded protein: MAVNLPPQYHEAEERFRKAKGPEEKLAALREMWVLLPKHKASEKLQADLKRRISELTDQIEQARTAPKRSGGTVHKIPRQGAGQVVLLGPPNSGKSRLLAALTQATPVVAPYPFSTREPLPGMMDYEDVRIQLVDLPPISADHYDHFLTDITRGADAALLFLDLSDDDGPPATQAVIDRLRQARRHLVPPGAPPPEDPAHYALPTLLVATKADDPAADIRLALAREVFDDTYPWQTISAERGEGLSELRQAIFRLLDVIRVYGKEPGQPPDRSSPFTLRRGSTVADLAEHIHRELGEKVKAARVWGSAAFAGQTVGRDYVLQDRDVVELQV
- a CDS encoding purine-nucleoside phosphorylase — its product is MSGLYEQIQESAAYIRQRWAHTPAAAIVLGTGLGSLAADIVAEAVLPYEQIPHFPRSTAPSHKGQLVCGMLAGRPILAMEGRFHYYEGYSLQQITFPVRVFKALGASALLLTNAAGGLNPRFRKGDLMLIEDHINLMGDNPLIGPNDERLGERFPDMSQAYDLSLRQRLQQLALEERIPLQGGVFVALAGPCLETPAEYRFLRTIGADAVGMSTVPEVIVAVHARLPVAAISVITDMCLPDALTPVSLPEILQVAQQAEAPLRRLITRLVATLPAETSAPSA
- a CDS encoding TIGR03067 domain-containing protein produces the protein MAAGRGIAASAGWILMSLAAVGTDPARSQVPPLPSGDAQAILGIWEVTALEISGRPESDKNYRWTTFVFTADKLVLREGFNPPVEFTYVLDPSATPKTIDLTVRGHTARGIYKLEGDELVLCLSMGGPRPTSFSTRGRNDTEMFTLRRSLWERYTEPNLGFTVEAPGQWRVKADQLELPSGPVPMLWYQASTGKDRLTFTLVVVTLRGRPGGGKALEGLFDTAQRLLCEQFGEGAREEEAKIKGPWPAREVTLRRTEEKESAVLRARFFLIGERLYVLAVQGSEEQVRTAAPRFWATFRPAPLETKKAEPKKGEPKKAEPKQGKPKPGEPKPEEPKKEPPSKKP